Below is a genomic region from Anoxybacillus flavithermus.
ATTCGTCATCTGTCAACGTTTCAAATGTCGGTTCAAGTTCATTTATGCGCGCAACGGTTTTATAGTAGTTTTTTAATTTCCTTTCATCGCTGTTTACGAGTTTTTTTATGTAAGACAACATGGGGAACCTTCTCCTTCGCTGTAAATCAAATCGTTTCAACGTACAGTATACCATTGTTCCCAAAATGTTTCACGACCCGGAAAATATTTCTTTACTTTTTTTATTTTGGATGATATTGTAAGTTTATTAGAAAAAATGATCAAAATATGAAACTTTTTTGTTTCGGTAGGTGTATTTGTTTTGTAGAGCGAATATATATATGACATTTTGTTTAAGGAGGATTTCTATGAAAAAATGGAAGAAAATTGCCTTGTCACTCAGTTTATCGTCATCTCTCATCGTTCCGACGGTCGCAAACGCATCGGCTGAACCACCCATTTCCCAATGGAAGAAGCAGATGACGAAAGAACAGCCGGTGCTTGCCTATAAACGGTTTGAAGATGCACAAAATCAAGTAAGCACCGATACGCTCATCGTGAAGTACAATGAAAAAATTCCAACGGCGGTACATCGTAGTTTAGGAGCGACGTTGAAACAATCATTCCCGCAATTAGGATATGATGTTGTCACCGTACAAAAAGGCAAAGACATGCAGCAAGTGATGAAAAATTACGCAAAATTAAAAGCCGTCAAAAGTGTGACGCCAAGCTTTACATATAAACGGCTCGGTTCGGCTGATCCGAAAGCAGACCATATGTATTTATTATCGTTATTAAACGTGGACAAAGCGATCAAGCTGGCGGGAAAACATAGCGTGACTGTCGCGGTCATTGATACAGGTATGGATACGAAACATCCAGAGTTAAAAGGGCGGCTTCTTCCTGCGTACAATGCGATGAACCCAGCAGGTGCGCCAATCAAAGATGTACATGGGACACATGTCGCAGGCATTATCGGCGCCAATGCCAATAACGGTGTGGGAGCGCATGGAGTGAATCCGAACGTCAAAATTTTGCCAATTGACGTGTTCGGTGGCGGATGGGGGGCGAGTGACTATACGATCGCCCAAGGTATTTTATATGCGATTGAAAAAGGGGCAAAAGTCATTAATATGAGCCTTGGCGGTTATTTTAGTTCACCGATTCTAGAAGAAGCTGTAAAAAAAGCGATCGATGCCGGAATTACCGTCGTTGCCGCAGCAGGAAACGAAGCGACTGATATGTATTCCATTCCTGCTTCATACGAAGGGGTTATTAGCGTCGGGGCGACCGACAGCAAAAATAAACTTGCTGAGTTTTCAAACTATGGTCCGTCTGTTGACCTCGTTGCACCGGGGGCGGACGTATATAGCCCGATTTACGACTATGCGAAAGGCTCGTCTTTTGCAGAGCTAAGCGGAACGTCGATGGCATCACCCGTCGTTGCAGGCGTAGCCTCGCTTCTTTTATCGAAATATCCGAGTTTAAAACCATATCAAGTGGAATGGATTTTAGAGCGCACCGCAACGGATTTAGGTGAAAAAGGATACGACCTTACGTACGGAAACGGTTTAGTGAACCCGGTTGCTGCGCTGCAATATAACATAAAAAACGTACCCCAACAAGAAAAGTGGAACGATGAAACGATTTTAGCAAAAGCGCCAGTCATTGACGCAAAAGAACCGTATGTGAAAACAGGTTCGTTCACAAAGCCAGAGGAAATGCATTGGGTGAAAGTAAACGTCCAACAAGGTGAAAGTGTTCAGACGTTGCTCGAAGGATCACAATCATATGACTATAAGCTCGTTTTCCGCTTCTATCCTGAAGGAAAAACGACGTCTGAAAAGCCGATTCAAGTGAATGACGGCCGCGCAGGGGAGATGGAAGCGAAACTATTTACCGCGAAACAACCGGGCGTGCTTGCGATCGGCGTGACAGATGCAAACGGAAACTATAGCTTGCAAGGCAAATCGACGTATACGTTAGCTATACAGTCGTTTACAGAGCTTATGGACGATGGCTTGACGAAAGAAAATCCAGCAACGATTGAACAATTGCCGTTTTCTTTAGAAAACTTAACGTTCGTTCCAGAAAACAATGAAAGCGATCGCGACTATGTCCGTTTTACTGTCGCAGAGCCGACGACGGTGAAATTTCACCTATCTGCTGTGCCGGGCATCGATTCGTCATTAAACGTTTATGTCGCGGAAGAACTATATCGCCCAGTCGACCCAGACGCAAAATATAAAGAAATTCCGTTCCCGATCGCGTCAGGAAACAATAACGGCGTCAGCAAGGGAGAGACGGTGACATTTGAAGCGCAGCCGGGCGTCGAATATGTGCTCGAAGCGTCAAGCGAACCGATGGGCGGATTTTACCCAATGGTGCTTGATATGGCAACATCGAGCAATCAAGCAAAAGAAGCAACCGGTTCGGCGATCCCGTATCAAATAAGCGCTGAAGCGATTACGCTCCCGCAAGATGAAGACAACTTCCCAGCGCGTGAACCGATGCCATCAGAAGACGGCGTTGTTGAACAAGCGAAAGCGATCGAACAAACGCGCAAGCCAAACGACATCATTATCATTGGCGATGACGGAAGCTGGAGCTACTTTGAAAAAGAACAAATTGCACAAATTAAAGAACTGGCACGCCCTTACAACATTGGCGATCGCGCTGAGGCGTTTATTCAATTTAGCGACGACCAAGACTTTTACAAATTAACGGTATCGAAAACAGCGATATATCAAATTTCATTCGCAACACCTGACGATATGATGCTGTCAGCGATGTTGTTTGAATACGATGAGAAAAAAGACGATCTTGTGCCAGTCAACTCGTTCTACCCATTCGATTGGATGACAGGCAAAAGACAATCTGATTGGACGTTCATTCTCGAAGCAGGAAAAACGTATTACATGTCAGTACAAAACGACTACTATCAGCCCGTTGCCGATCCGTATGTCATCACATCGAAAAAATTGATCGACGCACCGACAGATAAAAACGAAAAAAATAACGAACCGATTCAAGCAACCGTCATGAACGTCCGCGATGTAAAAACAGGAAACTTCGTTCTTCCAAACGATGTCGATTATTATTACTACAAACATCGTCAAGCGAACGAACTGTTAACGTTCTTTGTGCAACCAAGCAAACCGAATGCGTCGTTGCCAAAACAATTGCGCGGCACATTAATCCCAATCGTATCCGTCGTTGAAGATACGAACGGCAATATGACGATTGAGGAAGATGAATACGGCAAAGCTGTCACGTTTTTCCCGAATGGCTGGAGCCCGTTATACGATGCACACGGATCGTTCCGAGCGAAGAAAAACGTCGGATATTTCTTTGTCATCAACTCATTTACGTTTGACGGACTATCGCTTCAGTCGTACAACTTTGGCATTCAATCGTTAAATAAGAAAGATGAAGATGCATCGTCTGTCTTGAAAAACAACGTACCATCGAAGCCTCTGTCTCTTTATAAAAAAGGAAATGCGTATGAAGCGACGGGGTATATGAACATTGTTGAATACGGAGATAAAGATGCATACAAATTTGTCGTTGAAAAAGACGGCACATTTGCATTCAAGCTCGATGTACCGGGCACGATGGACGGTGTCATGTCCATTTTCGATGCGAAAGGACGCCTCGTGCAAACGTATGACCATTACGGTGACGGCGACGCAGAAATCGGTACGCTTTCGTTGAAAAAAGGAACGTACTATGTCGTCGTAGAGGAATCGCTCGCTCGTCCAAATGCTAAGCCATACACGCTCTCTATAACAAAGAAATAGATGAAACGAAGGTTGCCTGCACATGCAGGCAGCCTTTCTCTTTTTCCAGACGCATCGTGTCGCCGATCGTGTTAAAATAAATATAAGATTCATAGACAACGAGGTGAATCATATGCGATTCATATGGCTTGCGTTCTTTTTTTTATTGTTTGTTCAACATCCAGCTCATGCTCATGTCGTTGATTTAACAAATAAAGCAAAAGCGCAAGCGTACGAAGATTACTATCCGCTTATTGCGCGCTATAAAGGAACGAGTGGAGTCACGTTTGAAAGTTACAGCACATATTGGAACGAAACGAAGCTTGCCCAACTTGAGCAAGAGTTACTAAAAAATAAACACGGTGCCGAACTTTCCTTGTTAGGAAGTGTAAAAATTTTTCCTGATTACCCCGCAGGACAAAACGTGCTTGGACAATATTTTGCGCAATATCA
It encodes:
- a CDS encoding peptidase S8; translation: MKKWKKIALSLSLSSSLIVPTVANASAEPPISQWKKQMTKEQPVLAYKRFEDAQNQVSTDTLIVKYNEKIPTAVHRSLGATLKQSFPQLGYDVVTVQKGKDMQQVMKNYAKLKAVKSVTPSFTYKRLGSADPKADHMYLLSLLNVDKAIKLAGKHSVTVAVIDTGMDTKHPELKGRLLPAYNAMNPAGAPIKDVHGTHVAGIIGANANNGVGAHGVNPNVKILPIDVFGGGWGASDYTIAQGILYAIEKGAKVINMSLGGYFSSPILEEAVKKAIDAGITVVAAAGNEATDMYSIPASYEGVISVGATDSKNKLAEFSNYGPSVDLVAPGADVYSPIYDYAKGSSFAELSGTSMASPVVAGVASLLLSKYPSLKPYQVEWILERTATDLGEKGYDLTYGNGLVNPVAALQYNIKNVPQQEKWNDETILAKAPVIDAKEPYVKTGSFTKPEEMHWVKVNVQQGESVQTLLEGSQSYDYKLVFRFYPEGKTTSEKPIQVNDGRAGEMEAKLFTAKQPGVLAIGVTDANGNYSLQGKSTYTLAIQSFTELMDDGLTKENPATIEQLPFSLENLTFVPENNESDRDYVRFTVAEPTTVKFHLSAVPGIDSSLNVYVAEELYRPVDPDAKYKEIPFPIASGNNNGVSKGETVTFEAQPGVEYVLEASSEPMGGFYPMVLDMATSSNQAKEATGSAIPYQISAEAITLPQDEDNFPAREPMPSEDGVVEQAKAIEQTRKPNDIIIIGDDGSWSYFEKEQIAQIKELARPYNIGDRAEAFIQFSDDQDFYKLTVSKTAIYQISFATPDDMMLSAMLFEYDEKKDDLVPVNSFYPFDWMTGKRQSDWTFILEAGKTYYMSVQNDYYQPVADPYVITSKKLIDAPTDKNEKNNEPIQATVMNVRDVKTGNFVLPNDVDYYYYKHRQANELLTFFVQPSKPNASLPKQLRGTLIPIVSVVEDTNGNMTIEEDEYGKAVTFFPNGWSPLYDAHGSFRAKKNVGYFFVINSFTFDGLSLQSYNFGIQSLNKKDEDASSVLKNNVPSKPLSLYKKGNAYEATGYMNIVEYGDKDAYKFVVEKDGTFAFKLDVPGTMDGVMSIFDAKGRLVQTYDHYGDGDAEIGTLSLKKGTYYVVVEESLARPNAKPYTLSITKK